The Naumovozyma castellii chromosome 5, complete genome genomic interval AGCATTGACCAGGGAGGCGTactttttcttcaagagaGCCATCAGCAGCTAGACCTTTCTCATGGTCAATACCGTAGGTGGCCAGCCCAGTAGCAGCAGAATGACCAGCCAGCGTCTCCTTGGCAGCAGACACTCCCACGTCCTCCCCTTCCACCTTGACGTACTCACGCACCAGCTTGATCATACCGTGCCTCATCTCCCGGAATGGCAGACGCATGCTCCAGTTAACAGACATGGGGTAGAGCTTGAGGAACGCAGAGAACCTGGCATAGTGCATGAGCGAATGGGAGGTGCAGTCCacaaagacaaaagaaTTAACCACGTTTCTGGAGTACCTAACCGGGTCCATATCATCAGCACTGATCCCGTCACCAATGGACCTAGCCAGGTAGCCGTTGAGCAACGACTCCTCAGCAGCACCGTTGGTCTCGTTGAACAGGTCCCGTTTCATATCAGCATACTCGGTCCCACGGCGTGCTTCAGCATGTTACGTGCAACTATGATGTAGTAGAAAAGGTGGTCTGAGGTGACCTTGTCCAGGGTCTTGCACATTGGATTGCCCTCTCTGTTTTTGGAATACTCAGTAATGATGTCCAGGCAGCGAGACTCAGGGTCCACAAACAGGTTACGTTGGTTACCAGCATACTTCAGTATCAGCATATCAGGAAACCTGTAGGGCCCGGTGGCAGAAAAGTAGATCATCCACATGACACACACTCCCATATCAGCGACTAACCTGGCGACCTCCTGTGAATCGATGGTGACATTGGGCTTGAAATCAGGAACAACATTGGCCAGAGCCGTCTCGTTgatcaacagcaacagcgAATTCTTGGTTTTGATTCTATTCTCAGCAACATCGATGGCAGTGGGAGAGTTCAGCGTGGCATCGGCAACAGCCTGCACAGACAAGACCTTGTCGAAATACTGACGCAGGTCAGAGAGGTTGGACTCGAAACGTTCCTTGACGTTGGCGTAAAACTCCCTGATGTAGGATCGGGAGAACTTCTTGCCGGAGATAAGCAAGGCGTCTGGCTTGCACACCCTGACGTTGAACTTGGTGTAGTTCTGGTACGCCACGGTCAGCTTGTGGTACATGACGTTGGTCAGGTCCATGGCTCACTCTTCTTAGTGAAGAAGATCTCATCGGCAGTAGAGTCACCGGGGATGGCCCCAGCATGGAGAAACCGGTAGAGAACAGAGTAGGTGGCCAGGGCCCGGATAGAGTCGACCAGCTGGCGAAAGGAGTTCAAGGTGTGGAGAGCTGGGTACGCCACGGAGGTGTCCTGCCAGTTGTAGCAGCAGATGCGCACCAAAAGGTACCACAGTTCGTTGTCAGAGCCCGGTAGCAGCTTGAAAGTGAACCACGAGGCGATGGCATCAATGGACTTGGGCGGACTCTGTTCATGTTCGCAGGTAAAGTCCTCGGCAAAGGAGAGTTGTGGGAACACCTCCGCCAGAAACAGAAAGGCAGACCCCATGGAGCTGTACTTCTGGATGGTGGGGATCTGCAGGTCCTTGGGGAAGGTCTCCCCGTAGCCTGGACGGTGGAACGAGGACAGGTACGGACGGCGGTGGTACCTGGACCTGACCTCGGAGTAGATGGTGGAGAAGTAGGAGTAGATGTCCTCTGCAAACTGGGCCTTGTACTGCTGGAAGCCGGCCAAGACGGACAGATCGTTCTCGGTGAACACGATCTCACCCACATTCATCTCCTGTTCGAAGAAGGACGAGTCCTTGGAGTGCACAATGTCCCTGTCGACTGTGACGTCGGCGAGCAGGTACTGCGTGGAGTGGGTCTCGTCCCTGAGATAGAGGTACTTGGTGGGCTTGTCCTTGTAGACCACGGGGATGACGGTGTACTCCTGGGAGCAGCGTCTGTGTCTGTCTGGGGTCTTGCTGTTGACGATGCGGAAGCCGTCTGGGGTGGTGTAGAAGAGCCTCTTGGAGGTGGTGCAGACGGAGAAGAGCTGGGAGCGTGGGGACGGGGACAAGGTCGGAGCCGGGGAAGGCGGTGTGGTACTCGTCCAGGTCCACCGAGGGCGTAGTTGGCCAGCTTGGTGCGCTCCTCCAGCAGGAACAGCTTGCTCTTGGGGTGGAACTTCTTGACAACCTTGCGGACAGAAGCACCctccttttcaatagttaACACGACAAATCCATCGACAACGCTGACGTTATCTGAAATGTAAAAcatggtggtggtggatttGCGAATGGTTGTTTGGTGGGATGGGAAGGGGAGAGAGTGTGGTTTAAGGGAATGAAATTTGGCCCAGttatatattctgtttTTCTTCGTTTGTCCCAGAAAAGCGGACGCCATCGCCAGAGAAAAAACAACGCCAAACACGTCCACAGGGGAACGCGGCCACGGcccaaagaggaaagaacaCGAGCTGACGCGTTGGTGCAGTTACGACATGCATGAAAAAGGAAGGTAATATGCTTTTCGTGTTTGAATGTGGAAAACGAGGTGAGCAAAGCATATGTGCCAGGTGACAGCTGTGTAAGACTAGAAATACACTGTGACACCGACCGTGTCTCGACAACTAGCACTCCAACTGACCTTAAACTACAAACGTACACTCTTATACACGCTATCTAAACATATACACACTAACATCTTTACTTTGGCTGTCCCTGCGCTACTTACCCACTGGCTGTGGGTGCTGGGTTTCCGTCTACTTACCGTCGCCCAAGTCACCTCCGCCGCACAGGCCGACCTCCAGACTTGAAAATCCGAGTGGTGGATGTTTTTTCCCACTCCCTCCGAGGCGCCCGACCACCTGCTGTTTTCTCAGAAAAGTTCGCGGGGGAGTGCCCATACGGCGGCCGAAGTCAGTCGAGTGTTTTCACCTATCAGCGAGGCGCACCTCAGGGATATCGTTTTTCGGCCGGGCGTCCAATCCTTTTTTTGCTCGAGCTATCATAATGGTGTTAACAGACATGGGGTAGAGGTTGAGGAACGCAGAGAACCTGGCATAATGCATGAGCGAATGGGAGGTGCAGTCCacaaagacaaaagaaTTAACCACGTTTCTGGAGTACCTAACCGGGTCCATATCATCAGCACTGATCCCGTCACCAATGGACCTAGCCAGGTAGCCGTTGAGCAACGACTCCTCAGCAGCACCGTTGGTCTCGTTGAACAGGTCCCGTTTCATATCAGCATACTCGGTCCCCACGGCGTGCTTCAGCATGTTACGTGCAACTATGATGTAGTAGAAAAGGTGGTCTGAGGTGACCTTGTC includes:
- the NCAS0E00110 gene encoding uncharacterized protein — translated: MNVGEIVFTENDLSVLAGFQQYKAQFAEDIYSYFSTIYSEVRSRYHRRPYLSSFHRPGYGETFPKDLQIPTIQKYSSMGSAFLFLAEVFPQLSFAEDFTCEHEQSPPKSIDAIASWFTFKLLPGSDNELWYLLVRICCYNWQDTSVAYPALHTLNSFRQLVDSIRALATYSVLYRFLHAGAIPGDSTADEIFFTKKSEPWT
- the NCAS0E00100 gene encoding uncharacterized protein, which translates into the protein MDLTNVMYHKLTVAYQNYTKFNVRVCKPDALLISGKKFSRSYIREFYANVKERFESNLSDLRQYFDKVLSVQAVADATLNSPTAIDVAENRIKTKNSLLLLINETALANVVPDFKPNVTIDSQEVARLVADMGVCVMWMIYFSATGPYRFPDMLILKYAGNQRNLFVDPESRCLDIITEYSKNREGNPMCKTLDKVTSDHLFYYIIVARNMLKHAVGPSMLI